A DNA window from Gemmatimonadota bacterium contains the following coding sequences:
- a CDS encoding glycosyltransferase family 2 protein — translation MNPPSRPLDGCLVVVPAFNEAESLPAVLEDLLRELPGAEILVVDDGSTDGTARAVPDAVRVLRLPFNLGIGGAMQAGYRYALWTGARVVVQVDGDGQHRGDQVRKLLGPISSGVADLVVGSRFLEAGEYEQTATRGIGAAALHGLIRILAGQWVTDCTSGFRAANRSVVKTFAEWYPDDYPEPEVLAMALRSRFRVREVPVRMNPRLAGKSSISPLDAIVYMVKVSTAMLLDMLRDPWAGAQAGDSAPGLGRPPLPRQRRARAGHEVASRAEVGS, via the coding sequence ATGAACCCGCCAAGCAGACCGCTCGACGGCTGCCTCGTCGTCGTGCCAGCGTTCAACGAAGCCGAATCGCTGCCCGCGGTTCTGGAGGATCTTCTGCGCGAACTCCCCGGCGCCGAGATCCTGGTCGTTGACGACGGCTCGACGGACGGCACCGCGCGGGCAGTGCCGGACGCGGTGCGGGTGCTCCGCCTGCCCTTCAATCTAGGTATCGGCGGCGCGATGCAAGCGGGGTATCGCTACGCGCTCTGGACTGGTGCTCGAGTCGTTGTCCAGGTCGACGGCGACGGCCAGCACCGGGGCGACCAAGTTCGGAAGCTTCTCGGCCCCATTTCGTCTGGAGTGGCCGACCTGGTCGTCGGCTCCAGATTCCTCGAGGCTGGCGAGTACGAGCAGACCGCGACCCGCGGGATCGGTGCCGCGGCTCTCCACGGTCTCATTCGCATTCTCGCGGGCCAATGGGTGACCGACTGCACAAGCGGGTTCAGGGCCGCCAATCGATCCGTCGTCAAAACGTTTGCGGAATGGTATCCGGACGACTATCCGGAGCCCGAAGTGTTGGCGATGGCCCTTCGCAGCCGATTCCGCGTGCGCGAGGTACCGGTCCGAATGAACCCCAGATTGGCGGGTAAGAGCAGCATCTCTCCGCTGGATGCGATCGTATACATGGTCAAGGTCAGCACGGCGATGCTGCTGGACATGCTACGCGATCCTTGGGCGGGCGCCCAGGCCGGGGATTCGGCTCCAGGTCTCGGACGGCCGCCGCTCCCGCGTCAGCGGCGTGCCAGGGCGGGGCATGAGGTCGCCAGCCGTGCTGAGGTGGGGTCGTGA